CAGTTTCCGGTAGGTCCGTTCGCCTGGTGGGCGCCACCAGACCGGGTCGGTGCAGCGGAAGCCTTCTCTGCGCAGCAGGGCGCGGTGGATCTTGTTCGTCGCCGTGACCGGCATCCGGTCCAGGACCCGGACGAACCGGGGCGCCATCTTCGTCCCGAGGTCGGGCTGCGCGGCCAGAAACGCGGCGAACCGCTCCGGTTCGAAGCTCCCGGCGATCGCCGCCATCACCTGGTCCCCGGTCACCGGGTCCGGCACCGCGTAGACGGCGACGGAGCCGGCACCCTCGTATCGCGCCAGGATGTTCTCGATCATCGCGGCGGCCAGGTTCTCGCTGTCGACGCGCAGCCGGTCGTCCGTGCGGCCCGCGAAATAGAGGTAGCCGTCGGAGTCCCGGCAGAACAAATCCCCCGTCCAGTACCAGCCGTCCCGCCGCCGCTCCCCCTCCGCCTCCGGATTCCGCCAGTACCCCTCGAAGGGGTTCGGGCCCTGGTTGACCAGCTCCCCGATCGCCTCGTCGCCGTTGAGCAGCCGCCCGGCCGCGTCGAAGAGGGCCGCCGGGCACTCCTTGCGCGACTCCGGATCGAGGACGACGAGCCCGGGCCCCGCCCGTCCGACGGCACCGGACGGCGTGCCCGGCGACCACTGCACGGCCGCCCCGCCCTCCGAGGACCCGTACCCCTCCACCAGCCGCACCCCGAACCGCCGCTCGAAGGCCGCGGCGTCCACGGCCCCGGCCTCGGTGCCGAAGCCCACGCGGAGCGGATTGTCCCGGTCGTCGTCGCGCTCCGGGGTGGCCAGGAGGTACTGCACGGCCCGGCCCACATACGTGAAGTACGTCGCCCGGTAGCGCCGTACGTCCGCCAGGAACCCCGACGCCGAGAACCGCCGCCGCAGCGCGACCCCCGCCCCGGCCGCGAGCGCGGGGGCCCAGTCGGCGATCACCGCGTTGCCGTGGAACATCGGCATGCAGATGTAGTGGACGTCGTCGGGCCCGACCCCGAACTGGTCGGCCAGCGCGCGCCCCGCGGCGGCCAGTCGGCCCTGTGTGCAGATCGCGGCCTTGGGGGCGCCGGTGGAGCCCGAGGTGAAGTACAGGAGGAGGCGGTCGTCCGGGGTGGCGGCGGCGGCGTCCGGTCGGGCGTCGGCGTACGGCGCGAGGACGGCCTCGTACTCCTCCGTGCCGGTCACCAGCACCCGGACGCCCGGCAGTTCGAGGCCCTCCAGCAGTGGCAGCTGGGCCGGCTCGGTGACCAGGACGCGGCATTCGGTGTGCAGGATGTCGCGGGCCAGTTCGGGGCCGCGGCGGGTGGGGTTGATGCCGGCGACGGCGGCGCGGGCGAGGGCGGCCGCGCTCAACCAGAGGGGGTATTCAGGGGTGTTGTCGAGGAGGACGCCGATATGGGCGCCCGGCGGCAGCGAGTCGGTCAGCAGCGCCGCCCGGGCCGCGGCGGCGGCCGCGACCTGGTGATGGGTGAGGGTCCGTTCCTCGAACCACAGCCCCGGCCGGTGGTCGTCCCACCGGGCGGCGACGAGTTCCGCGACCCTGCGCCTGTTGGACTCCATGGCGGCGCACGGTAGTTGATGGACCGTCAGATGTGGAGACCCGTGAGGTCATGGGGTCACGAGCTCACGGGGTCAGCGTCACGCCGTCCACGACGACGGTGTTGGTGGTGTCGTCGACATCGTCGCCGAAGCCGAACTCGTCGGACATCGCGTGGAACGTGACCATGAAGCCGACGCAGAACACCACGAACACCCCGAGGAACGCCAGGATGCCCACGGTGGACGCCGCCAGCCTGCCACGCTGCGGCGGCTTGGCCGTGGCGACCACGTTCTGGCCCTCGGCGTAGTGGATGGTGACGAAGTCGCCCTCGACGTTGGTCGCCGGCCCGTTCTCCTCCTCGAAGCGGACCGTGCGGCCGTCGCGGGCGGTGAACTCGTAGACATGGTGCAGCGTGGTGCTCACGGACGAGTCGCCACCGCCGCCGTGCATCGTCGTGAACACCCGCAGACAGCGCCCCTCGGCCGTCAGCCCGCTGTTCCAGGCACTGCGGATCTGCAGCGAGCGCCGCAGCACCCGGTAGGAGAGGTAGAGAACTCCGGCCAGCATGAGGCTGGGTACGAGGTAGAAGACGACGTCCATGGTGCTTCCCCCGGTCAAAGTACTGATCGTGGAGGGAACGTACCCGCCGGGAGCACCGGACTGTCTCAAGTAAGGCTCAGAGTTCCGGCACGGTCGTCCAGGCGTACAGGATCGCGATGACGGCCGCCCCGATGAAGAACAGTCCGAACACCATGCCCGCCGTGTCCTTGCCTGGCTGCGGCTCGGAAGCGGTGGCCTTCTCGGGGTCCGCGGGCGTGTAGTACACGAGGACCTCCTCGCCGCCGGCGCGGTCCCGGGGGCCGCCGCTCTCCTTGAAGCGGACCGCGAGGCCGTCGCCGGTGGTGTAGTCGTACTCGTGCCACTGCACGCGCCGGGCCACGTTGTTGACCATCTGGGTCGTGGCCCAGGCGCGCACCACCCGTGCCCGGGCGGTCAGTCCGCTCTCCCAGGCGGCTCGCCGCTCCCTGGTCCGGCGTACGAGTGCGTACCCGCCCCAGACCAGGAGGGCGATCATCAGGGGCATCACTATGTTGAAGTAGGGATTCACGGAACGCGGACCCTACCGGAGTTGATCAGTTCGGTCAGAAGGTGACGTCCGAGCAGGCGTAGAACGCGTTGCCGGTGTCCGCGACCGTCCATACCGCGAGGATCACGTGGTGGCCGCTCAGGCCCGACGGCAGGGTGCCGCTGTGGGAGAGGGTGGCCGGGGGCTGCTGGCTGTTGTACGGGACCGTGAGGAACGGGGTCAGGTTGAGGTCGGAGCGGGCGAGGTTGTGGCTCTGGTTCCAGCCCGCCTTCGTGACGTAGT
Above is a window of Streptomyces sp. NBC_00490 DNA encoding:
- a CDS encoding DUF3592 domain-containing protein translates to MDVVFYLVPSLMLAGVLYLSYRVLRRSLQIRSAWNSGLTAEGRCLRVFTTMHGGGGDSSVSTTLHHVYEFTARDGRTVRFEEENGPATNVEGDFVTIHYAEGQNVVATAKPPQRGRLAASTVGILAFLGVFVVFCVGFMVTFHAMSDEFGFGDDVDDTTNTVVVDGVTLTP
- a CDS encoding DUF3592 domain-containing protein, with translation MPLMIALLVWGGYALVRRTRERRAAWESGLTARARVVRAWATTQMVNNVARRVQWHEYDYTTGDGLAVRFKESGGPRDRAGGEEVLVYYTPADPEKATASEPQPGKDTAGMVFGLFFIGAAVIAILYAWTTVPEL
- a CDS encoding AMP-binding protein, producing the protein MESNRRRVAELVAARWDDHRPGLWFEERTLTHHQVAAAAAARAALLTDSLPPGAHIGVLLDNTPEYPLWLSAAALARAAVAGINPTRRGPELARDILHTECRVLVTEPAQLPLLEGLELPGVRVLVTGTEEYEAVLAPYADARPDAAAATPDDRLLLYFTSGSTGAPKAAICTQGRLAAAGRALADQFGVGPDDVHYICMPMFHGNAVIADWAPALAAGAGVALRRRFSASGFLADVRRYRATYFTYVGRAVQYLLATPERDDDRDNPLRVGFGTEAGAVDAAAFERRFGVRLVEGYGSSEGGAAVQWSPGTPSGAVGRAGPGLVVLDPESRKECPAALFDAAGRLLNGDEAIGELVNQGPNPFEGYWRNPEAEGERRRDGWYWTGDLFCRDSDGYLYFAGRTDDRLRVDSENLAAAMIENILARYEGAGSVAVYAVPDPVTGDQVMAAIAGSFEPERFAAFLAAQPDLGTKMAPRFVRVLDRMPVTATNKIHRALLRREGFRCTDPVWWRPPGERTYRKLTPQDIEGPLAPTRGPSEVRRQGLEPRTR